From a single Pseudalkalibacillus hwajinpoensis genomic region:
- a CDS encoding DJ-1/PfpI family protein, with protein MSKNVLILSGDAVEALEIYYPYYRCLEEGFEVTIASPKVKKLQTVCHDFTDEMETFVEKPAYGIESHTSFADVDPSQFDGLIIPGGRAPEYIRMDENVPGILKHFFEENKPVGAICHAAQVLNVIPEIMKDREYTAYPACKPDVTACGATYIDEKLHTSGNLVSGQAWPDLPGFMKEFIGLLR; from the coding sequence TTGAGTAAAAATGTATTGATTTTATCTGGTGACGCTGTTGAGGCACTTGAGATCTATTATCCATACTACCGCTGTTTAGAAGAAGGATTTGAAGTTACGATTGCCTCACCGAAAGTAAAAAAACTTCAAACGGTTTGCCATGATTTTACTGATGAAATGGAAACGTTCGTGGAAAAGCCCGCCTATGGGATTGAGTCTCATACGTCATTTGCTGATGTTGATCCATCTCAGTTCGATGGACTTATTATTCCTGGTGGAAGAGCCCCTGAATACATTCGTATGGATGAGAATGTTCCTGGTATCTTGAAGCATTTCTTTGAGGAAAATAAACCTGTTGGTGCCATCTGCCATGCAGCTCAGGTCTTAAATGTAATTCCTGAGATTATGAAGGATCGGGAATATACAGCATATCCTGCTTGTAAGCCCGATGTAACGGCCTGTGGTGCTACATACATTGATGAGAAGCTTCATACAAGCGGTAACCTTGTGTCAGGACAGGCCTGGCCTGACTTGCCTGGATTTATGAAAGAATTTATAGGGCTATTGAGATAA